The DNA segment AAACATTTACTGTCACATTGTAGTTTTGTTTCCTTAGCAGAGAAGTTTCATAAACAATGCTGTTCAACGTAGCTCGACGTTCGGACGTAGTGATGGCGATGTCTCCGCCGTTATCTGCCTTTCGATGACGATAACTACCTACGTTTAGAAGAACATCTCGCGTATCAAGAGATTTAGCCACCTCCTCAAGTAAGTAAGCGGGCGCAAATTCATCTGCAGACGTTATCTCTGAACGCTTATCATCATCGGGTGGATGCCACGGGAATCCTTGCAATCCCGCAACATCGACAAGTGAATTGTCGATGAGCCTCGTATACGCAAGAAGTTGCGATGCCTTGTCACTCACCCCGACTTGAGAGTCGAGTAAGATACCAGTTTTCCCGGCAGGAAATGCCTGACGAAGCGTTTTAAAATAACGATTGACCGAATAGGCAAAATCATCTGGACTACTATTGTTCCATGTTGGCTGTTGCGGTTCCGGGAAAGGAATCCATAATCCCATCATTGCATCAGTAATGCCGTTACTTTTCAGACGCATAAAATAGGTAGTCATCCAATCATCATAATAACCTGTAGCATATTCATGAAAATCAACCAAACCCCAATCAGAGTCAGGTTCCATAATAACGATTGGCGTAATGTGTTGCTTGTCAAAATCTTTCAGCCGTGCAGTCATCATATCTGCGGCTGCGTTTGCGTTAGGATCAGAGATTGGCATATTGGTAAAGATCATCATGTCATCAAGAAATGCTGAGCCACATACTTTTTCATATTCAGCAATCACTTTTAGCTGCGGGTCACTCGTAGTTGGACGTTCCTTCATGGCATCGTCTGAGCATACGGCGGTATCTTTATTCTCTATAGCTACAGTGGCATTCGTACTAAAAATATGGTTGCCGGTGAGTTGAAAAGTAACAATCTCCGACGTTATTCCTATACAAACAAGAAAAAGGATGCTGTAAACAATGAGATCCCTACGTTTCATGAAGTAGCTCCTTTGCGTGTCATCGTTCCCTTTTTCACCGAGATGCCTTTTCGATGCCATTTCTGCCAAGAAATTGCCTCCGATCGAAAAGTAGCTGCAATGGATTTCATAAGAGCAAGGTATTCAATCCACACTAGAGCGTAAAACATCATCCAGGTAAAAGGAAAGATGAAGATAATCCACCAGTTCCTAGCCTTTTCTGTGAATAGTCCGACAACGATATACATGATACCGATAAAGAGAGCGCCTAAAACTAATGAGCTATAGTCCCCAGTAATATAACTATATATAACAAGCAAAGTAAGTCCGAAAGGTTCAAAGAGTAACTGCAATTCAGCAAGCATGGCAAATGGGAGAATAAACCAAGTCAGCCATTGATTGTGATGAAGTTTTGTCGAGAAGAACATTCGTTTATATGTCAAGAATGCTTCAAAACGTCCCTTCTTCCATCGAAGACGCTGTCTAATAAGCCCCACGACAGTGTTTGCACCTTCGGTATAGCAAATTGCATCATCAGCGTAGACTGCTTCATGACCGTGATAGCGGGTGCGTAGCGACATTTCGATATCTTCCGTAATACTCGATGTGTCAAAAAGCCCAATCTGATCAAATACCGTATTTCTACGAAATGCCGCGCAAGCACCACCGTATATGTATTCAGCGCCCAGAACCGAGTGCGCACGCTTATGATAAAAACCGAATAGATATTCAAGCCGTTGAAGTAAATTGAGAAAACTAATTTCACCGGCAACCTTTACATTACCGACGACAGCGTCAACATTATCATCGCCAAAATAGTGGACAATATTCTTCACCATATGCCGATCAGCAATAGAGTCGGCATCGATAGTGATGATAATTTCACCGCGCGCTTTTCCAATAGCGTGATTTAGCGCCTTACCTTTACCTCCGTTGACTTTATAGTCATACACGAGCGATTTGGCGTCTAAACTAAACTTTTCGGCGTTGTCATTTTGAAATTTTTTAACAATACGATCAGTTCCGTCAGATGACCCATCATTAATCACGATGATTTCTATAAAGGGGTAGTCATTGTATAGCACCGACTTAACAGTCGAAAGTATACCAATTTCTTCATTCCAGGCAGGAACTAATACAGATACAAGTGGAGTATAAGGCTTATTTTTTCTAGACTTGGCAATTCGTAAACTACGTAGTGATTCTTTAACACGATGGAATGGTGCCGCAAGCAGGAAGAGTGTGTACTTGATGAGCAGAAGAGCTGCAAAAATACGTGTTAGATTGCGAATGAGCTCATATAAA comes from the Candidatus Saccharimonadales bacterium genome and includes:
- a CDS encoding glycosyltransferase family 2 protein, whose product is MIDYTFLYELIRNLTRIFAALLLIKYTLFLLAAPFHRVKESLRSLRIAKSRKNKPYTPLVSVLVPAWNEEIGILSTVKSVLYNDYPFIEIIVINDGSSDGTDRIVKKFQNDNAEKFSLDAKSLVYDYKVNGGKGKALNHAIGKARGEIIITIDADSIADRHMVKNIVHYFGDDNVDAVVGNVKVAGEISFLNLLQRLEYLFGFYHKRAHSVLGAEYIYGGACAAFRRNTVFDQIGLFDTSSITEDIEMSLRTRYHGHEAVYADDAICYTEGANTVVGLIRQRLRWKKGRFEAFLTYKRMFFSTKLHHNQWLTWFILPFAMLAELQLLFEPFGLTLLVIYSYITGDYSSLVLGALFIGIMYIVVGLFTEKARNWWIIFIFPFTWMMFYALVWIEYLALMKSIAATFRSEAISWQKWHRKGISVKKGTMTRKGATS